The Primulina tabacum isolate GXHZ01 chromosome 16, ASM2559414v2, whole genome shotgun sequence genome window below encodes:
- the LOC142528921 gene encoding uncharacterized protein LOC142528921 isoform X3, which yields MAFLQYFLTAFSSACASSFHRPFIMNRVLQHHSGICVRSSFAKAERFEKCPAIVRLPHALTGVQTKVLRIKSDSKLQLFTSGNYISRSFSPFNLKPQFKHGLSDTGMHMIVENASLCSLHPTCYCCISKRPFSQVPRAGTRSRIVGTEDGGNGQNQLVKIFGRHGMRHKTFAGHKGNATSKEKMASATSVGKASELKIEGVDLDFSKGPIVQDDMNSLISKSTQTYKTEVKAKRQSRSESKQDQYSIATVTADTIDLPLQSKKVNKAKMTGNKESKPSPKFVEVDSNSNTVTEVVNQEISVESVLIKATKNSNRRDKSVTEAHAPSKEKVLIGQKSCITNKSKSPRQKAWRQLYPPTAKSVLVVESATKARVIQGYLGEMFEVVPSYGHVRDLAARSGSVRPDDDFSMVWEVPSAAWSHLKSIKVALSGADILILASDPDREGEAIAWHIIEMLNQQDALHDDITVARVVFNEITESSIKSALQAPREIDANLVNAYLARRALDYLIGFNVSPLLWRKLPGCQSAGRVQSAALALICDREKEIDEFNAQEYWTFEVEFNRADLNSVNDASFSSHLTYFDSKKLDLLSVSSHAEAKDIKDKICLSQFEVVGSKSIKIRRNPPIPYITSTLQQDAANKLNFTASYTMKLAQKLYEGVQLMDGKSTGLITYMRTDGLHLSDEAAKDIQSLIIENYGRSFASKSTHKYFKKVKNVQEAHEAIRPTDIRRLPSMLGLLDEDSLKLYTLIWSRTMACQMEPAIIEQIQLDLGNANQSIMFQSTCSKVDFLGYQAVYEDTEMISVNSNDDQENYRTEMFQNLSGLKCGQQLCLSKVELGQHYTQPPSRYSEGSLVKKLEELGIGRPSTYAITIKVLKDRHYITMKSRTLYPEFRGRMVSAFLSHYFSEVTDYSFTADMETELDNVSAGMTEWKGLLRDYWTRFSKYCENAGKLHIHNVEKMLEKTFGHFLFASFRVGNRTCPSCVEGTLAFKVSRFGAGYFIGCDQHPKCKYIAKTLYGEDDEEINPENKQKNIPEPKLLGLNPGSNEKVFLKNGPYGNYVQLGEDRKGHLPKRASVSQIKNVESITLEDALNLLQYPLTLGNHPDDDHPVILKLARVGFTIRHRRTIASVPKVHFEITLEKALELLKGKDVRRCGRPKRNKVVEVPVAAV from the exons ATggcatttcttcaatatttcCTCACAGCTTTTTCATCCGCTTGTGCTTCTAGCTTCCACCGCCCCTTTATTATG AACCGAGTATTACAGCATCATTCAGGTATCTGTGTACGGTCTTCATTTGCAAAAGCTGAGAGATTTGAAAAATGCCCTGCTATAGTTCGGTTGCCTCATGCACTTACCGGTGTCCAAACAAAAGTTCTTAGAATCAAGTCTGATAGCAAACTTCAGCTGTTTACAAGTGGCAACTATATTTCTCGCTCCTTTTCTCCCTTCAACCTCAAGCCTCAATTTAAGCATGGACTTTCTGACACTGGGATGCATATGATTGTGGAAAATGCATCATTGTGTTCGCTGCACCCAACTTGTTATTGTTGTATCAGTAAAAGGCCATTTTCTCAGGTCCCAAGAGCAGGTACGAGAAGTCGTATCGTAGGTACAGAAGATGGGGGCAATGGGCAGAATCAATTAGTTAAAATATTTGGTAGGCACGGGATGAGGCACAAGACTTTTGCCGGTCACAAAGGAAATGCAACATCAAAGGAGAAAATGGCAAGTGCCACTTCTGTAGGCAAGGCATCGGAACTGAAAATAGAAGGTGTTGATTTGGATTTTTCAAAAGGCCCAATTGTTCAGGATGACATGAACTCGTTAATCAGTAAAAGTACACAAACCTATAAGACTGAAGTGAAAGCGAAGAGGCAGTCTAGAAGTGAGAGTAAACAAGATCAATATTCCATTGCTACTGTTACTGCTGATACAATAGACCTGCcattgcagtccaagaaagttAATAAAGCTAAAATGACTGGAAACAAAGAAAGTAAACCATCTCCTAAATTTGTAGAG GTTGACTCAAATTCAAATACTGTGACAGAAGTGGTTAATCAAGAAATTTCAGTGGAAAGTGTTCTTATTAAGGCGACCAAGAACTCCAATAGAAGGGATAAATCTGTTACAGAAGCTCATGCTCCATCCAAAGAAAAGGTATTAATTGGACAGAAATCGTGCATAACAAACAAAAGCAAGTCTCCAAGGCAAAAAGCATGGCGTCAGTTATATCCACCCACTGCAAAATCTGTCCTTGTGGTTGAGTCTGCAACAAAAGCGAGAGTCATTCAAGGATACCTTGGTGAAATGTTTGAGGTTGTACCCAGTTATGGCCATGTCAGGGATTTGGCTGCTAGATCAGGATCCGTGCGACCTGATGATGACTTCAGTATGGTTTGGGAGGTACCATCTGCTGCTTGGTCTCATCTTAAGAGTATTAAGGTTGCATTGAGTGG AGCAGATATTCTTATTCTTGCCTCAGACCCTGATCGTGAAGGAGAAGCCATTGCTTGGCATATTATCGAGATGTTGAATCAACAGGATGCTCTGCATGATGATATCACTGTTGCACGAGTTGTCTTTAATGAGATAACTGAATCATCCATTAAAAGTGCTCTACAGGCTCCACGAGAGATTGATGCAAACTTGGTTAATGCTTACCTGGCACGACGGGCCCTTGATTACTTGATTGGATTCAATGTTTCTCCGTTGTTGTGGAGGAAGTTACCTGGTTGTCAGTCTGCTGGACGAGTTCAATCTGCTGCTTTGGCTCTCATATGTGACCGGGAAAAGGAAATTGATGAGTTCAATGCCCAAGAGTATTGGACATTTGAAGTCGAGTTCAATAGGGCGGATCTAAATTCAGTCAACGATGCTTCTTTCTCATCACATCTGACCTATTTTGACTCCAAAAAGTTGGATCTGCTGTCAGTTAGCTCTCACGCAGAGGCAAAGGATATAAAAGACAAGATTTGTCTGTCTCAATTTGAAGTTGTTGGCTCAAAATCCATCAAGATTCGAAGAAATCCGCCCATTCCATATATAACATCAACACTTCAGCAAGACGCTGCCAACAAATTGAACTTTACAGCTTCATATACAATGAAACTTGCACAGAAGCTGTATGAGGGAGTGCAGTTAATGGATGGCAAGTCTACAGGACTAATAACTTACATGAGAACAGATGGACTGCACTTGTCTGATGAAGCAGCTAAGGATATCCAATCCTTAATTATCGAAAATTATGGGAGGAGTTTTGCTTCAAAGAGTACACACAAGTATTTTAAAAAGGTGAAAAACGTGCAGGAGGCCCATGAAGCTATTAGACCCACGGATATCCGAAGATTACCGTCAATGCTTGGGTTGCTTGACGAAGATTCCCTGAAGTTATACACTCTTATATGGTCTCGTACAATGGCATGTCAAATGGAACCTGCCATCATTGAGCAGATACAACTTGATCTTGGGAATGCTAACCAGTCAATAATGTTTCAATCTACATGCTCGAAAGTCGATTTTCTTGGTTACCAAGCTGTTTATGAAGACACAGAAATGATCAGTGTAAATAGCAATGATGATCAAGAGAACTATCGTACTGAAATGTTTCAGAATTTGAGTGGTTTGAAGTGTGGCCAGCAATTGTGCTTGTCCAAAGTTGAACTTGGTCAGCACTATACACAACCTCCATCCCGCTATTCTGAGGGGTCATTAGTGAAGAAACTGGAGGAACTTGGTATTGGGAGACCTTCTACGTATGCAATCACTATTAAGGTGCTAAAAGATAGACATTATATTACAATGAAAAGTAGGACACTGTATCCTGAGTTTCGTGGTCGCATGGTATCAGCATTTCTCTCTCACTATTTTTCGGAGGTCACAGATTATAGTTTTACTGCTGATATGGAGACTGAACTTGATAATGTTTCCGCTGGAATGACGGAATGGAAAGGGCTTTTGAGAGATTACTGGACAAGATTTAGCAAGTATTGTGAGAATGCTGGAAAGCTTCATATCCATAATGTAGAAAAGATGTTGGAGAAAACATTTGGTCATTTCTTATTTGCTTCTTTTCGTGTTGGAAATAGAACATGCCCAAGTTGTGTAGAAGGTACGTTGGCTTTTAAAGTTAGCAGGTTTGGAGCGGGATATTTTATTGGCTGTGATCAACACCCAAAATGCAA GTACATTGCTAAGACACTCTATGGTGAAGATGACGAAGAGATCAATCCtgaaaacaaacaaaagaatataCCGGAGCCAAAGTTGCTTGGTCTTAATCCAGGATCCAATGAGAAG GTTTTCTTGAAGAATGGTCCTTATGGCAACTACGTGCAGCTTGGTGAAGACAGAAAGGGACATTTACCCAAGAGAGCTTCAGTGTCTCAA ATAAAGAATGTTGAGTCCATCACCTTGGAAGATGCCCTCAACTTGTTGCAGTATCCACTGACTTTG GGGAACCACCCAGATGATGACCACCCGGTAATTTTAAAGCTTGCCAGGGTAGGATTCACCATTAGACACAGGCGCACAATTGCTTCTGTCCCCAAGGTACACTT TGAGATAACTTTAGAGAAAGCTCTGGAATTACTGAAAGGTAAAGATGTAAGAAGGTGTGGACGACCAAAGAGGAATAAAGTGGTTGAAGTGCCTGTTGCAGCTGTATAA
- the LOC142528921 gene encoding uncharacterized protein LOC142528921 isoform X1 — protein sequence MAFLQYFLTAFSSACASSFHRPFIMNRVLQHHSGICVRSSFAKAERFEKCPAIVRLPHALTGVQTKVLRIKSDSKLQLFTSGNYISRSFSPFNLKPQFKHGLSDTGMHMIVENASLCSLHPTCYCCISKRPFSQVPRAGTRSRIVGTEDGGNGQNQLVKIFGRHGMRHKTFAGHKGNATSKEKMASATSVGKASELKIEGVDLDFSKGPIVQDDMNSLISKSTQTYKTEVKAKRQSRSESKQDQYSIATVTADTIDLPLQSKKVNKAKMTGNKESKPSPKFVEVDSNSNTVTEVVNQEISVESVLIKATKNSNRRDKSVTEAHAPSKEKVLIGQKSCITNKSKSPRQKAWRQLYPPTAKSVLVVESATKARVIQGYLGEMFEVVPSYGHVRDLAARSGSVRPDDDFSMVWEVPSAAWSHLKSIKVALSGADILILASDPDREGEAIAWHIIEMLNQQDALHDDITVARVVFNEITESSIKSALQAPREIDANLVNAYLARRALDYLIGFNVSPLLWRKLPGCQSAGRVQSAALALICDREKEIDEFNAQEYWTFEVEFNRADLNSVNDASFSSHLTYFDSKKLDLLSVSSHAEAKDIKDKICLSQFEVVGSKSIKIRRNPPIPYITSTLQQDAANKLNFTASYTMKLAQKLYEGVQLMDGKSTGLITYMRTDGLHLSDEAAKDIQSLIIENYGRSFASKSTHKYFKKVKNVQEAHEAIRPTDIRRLPSMLGLLDEDSLKLYTLIWSRTMACQMEPAIIEQIQLDLGNANQSIMFQSTCSKVDFLGYQAVYEDTEMISVNSNDDQENYRTEMFQNLSGLKCGQQLCLSKVELGQHYTQPPSRYSEGSLVKKLEELGIGRPSTYAITIKVLKDRHYITMKSRTLYPEFRGRMVSAFLSHYFSEVTDYSFTADMETELDNVSAGMTEWKGLLRDYWTRFSKYCENAGKLHIHNVEKMLEKTFGHFLFASFRVGNRTCPSCVEGTLAFKVSRFGAGYFIGCDQHPKCKYIAKTLYGEDDEEINPENKQKNIPEPKLLGLNPGSNEKVFLKNGPYGNYVQLGEDRKGHLPKRASVSQIKNVESITLEDALNLLQYPLTLGNHPDDDHPVILKLARVGFTIRHRRTIASVPKNMRPSEITLEKALELLKGKDVRRCGRPKRNKVVEVPVAAV from the exons ATggcatttcttcaatatttcCTCACAGCTTTTTCATCCGCTTGTGCTTCTAGCTTCCACCGCCCCTTTATTATG AACCGAGTATTACAGCATCATTCAGGTATCTGTGTACGGTCTTCATTTGCAAAAGCTGAGAGATTTGAAAAATGCCCTGCTATAGTTCGGTTGCCTCATGCACTTACCGGTGTCCAAACAAAAGTTCTTAGAATCAAGTCTGATAGCAAACTTCAGCTGTTTACAAGTGGCAACTATATTTCTCGCTCCTTTTCTCCCTTCAACCTCAAGCCTCAATTTAAGCATGGACTTTCTGACACTGGGATGCATATGATTGTGGAAAATGCATCATTGTGTTCGCTGCACCCAACTTGTTATTGTTGTATCAGTAAAAGGCCATTTTCTCAGGTCCCAAGAGCAGGTACGAGAAGTCGTATCGTAGGTACAGAAGATGGGGGCAATGGGCAGAATCAATTAGTTAAAATATTTGGTAGGCACGGGATGAGGCACAAGACTTTTGCCGGTCACAAAGGAAATGCAACATCAAAGGAGAAAATGGCAAGTGCCACTTCTGTAGGCAAGGCATCGGAACTGAAAATAGAAGGTGTTGATTTGGATTTTTCAAAAGGCCCAATTGTTCAGGATGACATGAACTCGTTAATCAGTAAAAGTACACAAACCTATAAGACTGAAGTGAAAGCGAAGAGGCAGTCTAGAAGTGAGAGTAAACAAGATCAATATTCCATTGCTACTGTTACTGCTGATACAATAGACCTGCcattgcagtccaagaaagttAATAAAGCTAAAATGACTGGAAACAAAGAAAGTAAACCATCTCCTAAATTTGTAGAG GTTGACTCAAATTCAAATACTGTGACAGAAGTGGTTAATCAAGAAATTTCAGTGGAAAGTGTTCTTATTAAGGCGACCAAGAACTCCAATAGAAGGGATAAATCTGTTACAGAAGCTCATGCTCCATCCAAAGAAAAGGTATTAATTGGACAGAAATCGTGCATAACAAACAAAAGCAAGTCTCCAAGGCAAAAAGCATGGCGTCAGTTATATCCACCCACTGCAAAATCTGTCCTTGTGGTTGAGTCTGCAACAAAAGCGAGAGTCATTCAAGGATACCTTGGTGAAATGTTTGAGGTTGTACCCAGTTATGGCCATGTCAGGGATTTGGCTGCTAGATCAGGATCCGTGCGACCTGATGATGACTTCAGTATGGTTTGGGAGGTACCATCTGCTGCTTGGTCTCATCTTAAGAGTATTAAGGTTGCATTGAGTGG AGCAGATATTCTTATTCTTGCCTCAGACCCTGATCGTGAAGGAGAAGCCATTGCTTGGCATATTATCGAGATGTTGAATCAACAGGATGCTCTGCATGATGATATCACTGTTGCACGAGTTGTCTTTAATGAGATAACTGAATCATCCATTAAAAGTGCTCTACAGGCTCCACGAGAGATTGATGCAAACTTGGTTAATGCTTACCTGGCACGACGGGCCCTTGATTACTTGATTGGATTCAATGTTTCTCCGTTGTTGTGGAGGAAGTTACCTGGTTGTCAGTCTGCTGGACGAGTTCAATCTGCTGCTTTGGCTCTCATATGTGACCGGGAAAAGGAAATTGATGAGTTCAATGCCCAAGAGTATTGGACATTTGAAGTCGAGTTCAATAGGGCGGATCTAAATTCAGTCAACGATGCTTCTTTCTCATCACATCTGACCTATTTTGACTCCAAAAAGTTGGATCTGCTGTCAGTTAGCTCTCACGCAGAGGCAAAGGATATAAAAGACAAGATTTGTCTGTCTCAATTTGAAGTTGTTGGCTCAAAATCCATCAAGATTCGAAGAAATCCGCCCATTCCATATATAACATCAACACTTCAGCAAGACGCTGCCAACAAATTGAACTTTACAGCTTCATATACAATGAAACTTGCACAGAAGCTGTATGAGGGAGTGCAGTTAATGGATGGCAAGTCTACAGGACTAATAACTTACATGAGAACAGATGGACTGCACTTGTCTGATGAAGCAGCTAAGGATATCCAATCCTTAATTATCGAAAATTATGGGAGGAGTTTTGCTTCAAAGAGTACACACAAGTATTTTAAAAAGGTGAAAAACGTGCAGGAGGCCCATGAAGCTATTAGACCCACGGATATCCGAAGATTACCGTCAATGCTTGGGTTGCTTGACGAAGATTCCCTGAAGTTATACACTCTTATATGGTCTCGTACAATGGCATGTCAAATGGAACCTGCCATCATTGAGCAGATACAACTTGATCTTGGGAATGCTAACCAGTCAATAATGTTTCAATCTACATGCTCGAAAGTCGATTTTCTTGGTTACCAAGCTGTTTATGAAGACACAGAAATGATCAGTGTAAATAGCAATGATGATCAAGAGAACTATCGTACTGAAATGTTTCAGAATTTGAGTGGTTTGAAGTGTGGCCAGCAATTGTGCTTGTCCAAAGTTGAACTTGGTCAGCACTATACACAACCTCCATCCCGCTATTCTGAGGGGTCATTAGTGAAGAAACTGGAGGAACTTGGTATTGGGAGACCTTCTACGTATGCAATCACTATTAAGGTGCTAAAAGATAGACATTATATTACAATGAAAAGTAGGACACTGTATCCTGAGTTTCGTGGTCGCATGGTATCAGCATTTCTCTCTCACTATTTTTCGGAGGTCACAGATTATAGTTTTACTGCTGATATGGAGACTGAACTTGATAATGTTTCCGCTGGAATGACGGAATGGAAAGGGCTTTTGAGAGATTACTGGACAAGATTTAGCAAGTATTGTGAGAATGCTGGAAAGCTTCATATCCATAATGTAGAAAAGATGTTGGAGAAAACATTTGGTCATTTCTTATTTGCTTCTTTTCGTGTTGGAAATAGAACATGCCCAAGTTGTGTAGAAGGTACGTTGGCTTTTAAAGTTAGCAGGTTTGGAGCGGGATATTTTATTGGCTGTGATCAACACCCAAAATGCAA GTACATTGCTAAGACACTCTATGGTGAAGATGACGAAGAGATCAATCCtgaaaacaaacaaaagaatataCCGGAGCCAAAGTTGCTTGGTCTTAATCCAGGATCCAATGAGAAG GTTTTCTTGAAGAATGGTCCTTATGGCAACTACGTGCAGCTTGGTGAAGACAGAAAGGGACATTTACCCAAGAGAGCTTCAGTGTCTCAA ATAAAGAATGTTGAGTCCATCACCTTGGAAGATGCCCTCAACTTGTTGCAGTATCCACTGACTTTG GGGAACCACCCAGATGATGACCACCCGGTAATTTTAAAGCTTGCCAGGGTAGGATTCACCATTAGACACAGGCGCACAATTGCTTCTGTCCCCAAG AATATGAGGCCTAGTGAGATAACTTTAGAGAAAGCTCTGGAATTACTGAAAGGTAAAGATGTAAGAAGGTGTGGACGACCAAAGAGGAATAAAGTGGTTGAAGTGCCTGTTGCAGCTGTATAA
- the LOC142528921 gene encoding uncharacterized protein LOC142528921 isoform X2, with protein sequence MAFLQYFLTAFSSACASSFHRPFIMNRVLQHHSGICVRSSFAKAERFEKCPAIVRLPHALTGVQTKVLRIKSDSKLQLFTSGNYISRSFSPFNLKPQFKHGLSDTGMHMIVENASLCSLHPTCYCCISKRPFSQVPRAGTRSRIVGTEDGGNGQNQLVKIFGRHGMRHKTFAGHKGNATSKEKMASATSVGKASELKIEGVDLDFSKGPIVQDDMNSLISKSTQTYKTEVKAKRQSRSESKQDQYSIATVTADTIDLPLQSKKVNKAKMTGNKESKPSPKFVDSNSNTVTEVVNQEISVESVLIKATKNSNRRDKSVTEAHAPSKEKVLIGQKSCITNKSKSPRQKAWRQLYPPTAKSVLVVESATKARVIQGYLGEMFEVVPSYGHVRDLAARSGSVRPDDDFSMVWEVPSAAWSHLKSIKVALSGADILILASDPDREGEAIAWHIIEMLNQQDALHDDITVARVVFNEITESSIKSALQAPREIDANLVNAYLARRALDYLIGFNVSPLLWRKLPGCQSAGRVQSAALALICDREKEIDEFNAQEYWTFEVEFNRADLNSVNDASFSSHLTYFDSKKLDLLSVSSHAEAKDIKDKICLSQFEVVGSKSIKIRRNPPIPYITSTLQQDAANKLNFTASYTMKLAQKLYEGVQLMDGKSTGLITYMRTDGLHLSDEAAKDIQSLIIENYGRSFASKSTHKYFKKVKNVQEAHEAIRPTDIRRLPSMLGLLDEDSLKLYTLIWSRTMACQMEPAIIEQIQLDLGNANQSIMFQSTCSKVDFLGYQAVYEDTEMISVNSNDDQENYRTEMFQNLSGLKCGQQLCLSKVELGQHYTQPPSRYSEGSLVKKLEELGIGRPSTYAITIKVLKDRHYITMKSRTLYPEFRGRMVSAFLSHYFSEVTDYSFTADMETELDNVSAGMTEWKGLLRDYWTRFSKYCENAGKLHIHNVEKMLEKTFGHFLFASFRVGNRTCPSCVEGTLAFKVSRFGAGYFIGCDQHPKCKYIAKTLYGEDDEEINPENKQKNIPEPKLLGLNPGSNEKVFLKNGPYGNYVQLGEDRKGHLPKRASVSQIKNVESITLEDALNLLQYPLTLGNHPDDDHPVILKLARVGFTIRHRRTIASVPKNMRPSEITLEKALELLKGKDVRRCGRPKRNKVVEVPVAAV encoded by the exons ATggcatttcttcaatatttcCTCACAGCTTTTTCATCCGCTTGTGCTTCTAGCTTCCACCGCCCCTTTATTATG AACCGAGTATTACAGCATCATTCAGGTATCTGTGTACGGTCTTCATTTGCAAAAGCTGAGAGATTTGAAAAATGCCCTGCTATAGTTCGGTTGCCTCATGCACTTACCGGTGTCCAAACAAAAGTTCTTAGAATCAAGTCTGATAGCAAACTTCAGCTGTTTACAAGTGGCAACTATATTTCTCGCTCCTTTTCTCCCTTCAACCTCAAGCCTCAATTTAAGCATGGACTTTCTGACACTGGGATGCATATGATTGTGGAAAATGCATCATTGTGTTCGCTGCACCCAACTTGTTATTGTTGTATCAGTAAAAGGCCATTTTCTCAGGTCCCAAGAGCAGGTACGAGAAGTCGTATCGTAGGTACAGAAGATGGGGGCAATGGGCAGAATCAATTAGTTAAAATATTTGGTAGGCACGGGATGAGGCACAAGACTTTTGCCGGTCACAAAGGAAATGCAACATCAAAGGAGAAAATGGCAAGTGCCACTTCTGTAGGCAAGGCATCGGAACTGAAAATAGAAGGTGTTGATTTGGATTTTTCAAAAGGCCCAATTGTTCAGGATGACATGAACTCGTTAATCAGTAAAAGTACACAAACCTATAAGACTGAAGTGAAAGCGAAGAGGCAGTCTAGAAGTGAGAGTAAACAAGATCAATATTCCATTGCTACTGTTACTGCTGATACAATAGACCTGCcattgcagtccaagaaagttAATAAAGCTAAAATGACTGGAAACAAAGAAAGTAAACCATCTCCTAAATTT GTTGACTCAAATTCAAATACTGTGACAGAAGTGGTTAATCAAGAAATTTCAGTGGAAAGTGTTCTTATTAAGGCGACCAAGAACTCCAATAGAAGGGATAAATCTGTTACAGAAGCTCATGCTCCATCCAAAGAAAAGGTATTAATTGGACAGAAATCGTGCATAACAAACAAAAGCAAGTCTCCAAGGCAAAAAGCATGGCGTCAGTTATATCCACCCACTGCAAAATCTGTCCTTGTGGTTGAGTCTGCAACAAAAGCGAGAGTCATTCAAGGATACCTTGGTGAAATGTTTGAGGTTGTACCCAGTTATGGCCATGTCAGGGATTTGGCTGCTAGATCAGGATCCGTGCGACCTGATGATGACTTCAGTATGGTTTGGGAGGTACCATCTGCTGCTTGGTCTCATCTTAAGAGTATTAAGGTTGCATTGAGTGG AGCAGATATTCTTATTCTTGCCTCAGACCCTGATCGTGAAGGAGAAGCCATTGCTTGGCATATTATCGAGATGTTGAATCAACAGGATGCTCTGCATGATGATATCACTGTTGCACGAGTTGTCTTTAATGAGATAACTGAATCATCCATTAAAAGTGCTCTACAGGCTCCACGAGAGATTGATGCAAACTTGGTTAATGCTTACCTGGCACGACGGGCCCTTGATTACTTGATTGGATTCAATGTTTCTCCGTTGTTGTGGAGGAAGTTACCTGGTTGTCAGTCTGCTGGACGAGTTCAATCTGCTGCTTTGGCTCTCATATGTGACCGGGAAAAGGAAATTGATGAGTTCAATGCCCAAGAGTATTGGACATTTGAAGTCGAGTTCAATAGGGCGGATCTAAATTCAGTCAACGATGCTTCTTTCTCATCACATCTGACCTATTTTGACTCCAAAAAGTTGGATCTGCTGTCAGTTAGCTCTCACGCAGAGGCAAAGGATATAAAAGACAAGATTTGTCTGTCTCAATTTGAAGTTGTTGGCTCAAAATCCATCAAGATTCGAAGAAATCCGCCCATTCCATATATAACATCAACACTTCAGCAAGACGCTGCCAACAAATTGAACTTTACAGCTTCATATACAATGAAACTTGCACAGAAGCTGTATGAGGGAGTGCAGTTAATGGATGGCAAGTCTACAGGACTAATAACTTACATGAGAACAGATGGACTGCACTTGTCTGATGAAGCAGCTAAGGATATCCAATCCTTAATTATCGAAAATTATGGGAGGAGTTTTGCTTCAAAGAGTACACACAAGTATTTTAAAAAGGTGAAAAACGTGCAGGAGGCCCATGAAGCTATTAGACCCACGGATATCCGAAGATTACCGTCAATGCTTGGGTTGCTTGACGAAGATTCCCTGAAGTTATACACTCTTATATGGTCTCGTACAATGGCATGTCAAATGGAACCTGCCATCATTGAGCAGATACAACTTGATCTTGGGAATGCTAACCAGTCAATAATGTTTCAATCTACATGCTCGAAAGTCGATTTTCTTGGTTACCAAGCTGTTTATGAAGACACAGAAATGATCAGTGTAAATAGCAATGATGATCAAGAGAACTATCGTACTGAAATGTTTCAGAATTTGAGTGGTTTGAAGTGTGGCCAGCAATTGTGCTTGTCCAAAGTTGAACTTGGTCAGCACTATACACAACCTCCATCCCGCTATTCTGAGGGGTCATTAGTGAAGAAACTGGAGGAACTTGGTATTGGGAGACCTTCTACGTATGCAATCACTATTAAGGTGCTAAAAGATAGACATTATATTACAATGAAAAGTAGGACACTGTATCCTGAGTTTCGTGGTCGCATGGTATCAGCATTTCTCTCTCACTATTTTTCGGAGGTCACAGATTATAGTTTTACTGCTGATATGGAGACTGAACTTGATAATGTTTCCGCTGGAATGACGGAATGGAAAGGGCTTTTGAGAGATTACTGGACAAGATTTAGCAAGTATTGTGAGAATGCTGGAAAGCTTCATATCCATAATGTAGAAAAGATGTTGGAGAAAACATTTGGTCATTTCTTATTTGCTTCTTTTCGTGTTGGAAATAGAACATGCCCAAGTTGTGTAGAAGGTACGTTGGCTTTTAAAGTTAGCAGGTTTGGAGCGGGATATTTTATTGGCTGTGATCAACACCCAAAATGCAA GTACATTGCTAAGACACTCTATGGTGAAGATGACGAAGAGATCAATCCtgaaaacaaacaaaagaatataCCGGAGCCAAAGTTGCTTGGTCTTAATCCAGGATCCAATGAGAAG GTTTTCTTGAAGAATGGTCCTTATGGCAACTACGTGCAGCTTGGTGAAGACAGAAAGGGACATTTACCCAAGAGAGCTTCAGTGTCTCAA ATAAAGAATGTTGAGTCCATCACCTTGGAAGATGCCCTCAACTTGTTGCAGTATCCACTGACTTTG GGGAACCACCCAGATGATGACCACCCGGTAATTTTAAAGCTTGCCAGGGTAGGATTCACCATTAGACACAGGCGCACAATTGCTTCTGTCCCCAAG AATATGAGGCCTAGTGAGATAACTTTAGAGAAAGCTCTGGAATTACTGAAAGGTAAAGATGTAAGAAGGTGTGGACGACCAAAGAGGAATAAAGTGGTTGAAGTGCCTGTTGCAGCTGTATAA